A stretch of Panthera uncia isolate 11264 chromosome A1 unlocalized genomic scaffold, Puncia_PCG_1.0 HiC_scaffold_16, whole genome shotgun sequence DNA encodes these proteins:
- the LOC125933999 gene encoding translation initiation factor IF-2-like has translation MRQQEGSRDIPGGRRPKGRGPVSPRGPGRSRHQPALGVRARANPSPPAAAPPVPSRSRAPGRPPKSSPPGCRRPEACSLRRGAAAKCPAGTGPEVLRASHERARDRTTELTKHSKSRAPERATSRGRAAPPVSSRSRIGALRVACQSPSNPGVKAKLCGEKRGEGGRPQRTTRTSPSARTLDPGLRGHVDNPPRLRNIFCLPRPPSADPRLQERLGESGGQGRKSWLEGALRAVHVREQRPILSALLEPRLCDSCILRQLPPKVHVRYVVKVSGCVI, from the exons ATGAGGCAGCAAGAAGGGTCAAGAGACATTCCGGGAGGACGACGAccaaaggggagggg ccccgtcAGCCCGCGGGGCCCGGGGCGCTCACGCCACCAGCCCGCCTTGGGGGTCCGCGCGAGGGCGAATCCTTCTCCGCCGGCCGCCGCCCCACCTGTGCCTTCCAGATCTCGGGCGCCCGGGCGCCCCCCGAAGAGCTCCCCGCCCGGCTGCCGCAGGCCGGAGGCCTGCTCCCTCAGACGCGGCGCGGCGGCGAAGTGCCCGGCCGGGACCGGTCCCGAGGTTCTTCGCGCTTCGCACGAGCGCGCGCGCGACCGCACGACGGAACTCACAAAGCATTCCAAGTCGCGCGCTCCAGAGCGCGCCACGTCACGCGGCCGCGCCGCCCCGCCCGTCAGCTCTCGCTCCCGCATCGGGGCACTGCGG GTGGCGTGTCAGTCACCTTCGAACCCCGGAGTCAAGGCGAAACTCTGTGGGGAGAAAAGGGGCGAGGGCGGAAGGCCGCAGAGAACTACGCGAACCAGCCCCTCGGCGCGGACCCTCGACCCGGGTCTCCGCGGCCACGTCGACAACCCCCCGCGCTTGCGCAATATCttctgcctcccccgccccccctccgcGGACCCAAGGCTGCAGGAGAGGCTAGGAGAGAGTGGTGGGCAGGGACGGAAGTCCTGGCTAGAGGGAGCCCTGCGCGCGGTGCACGTGCGAGAACAAAGGCCGATTCTCTCCGCTCTTCTGGAACCTAGGCTTTGTGACTCCTGCATTCTGAGACAGTTACCTCCCAAAGTCCACGTACGCTACGTGGTAAAAGTCTCGGGGTGTGTAATCTAG
- the SPART gene encoding spartin has translation MEQEPQNGEPSEIKIIKEAYTKAFLFVNKGLNTDELGQKEEAKNYYKQGIGHLLRGISISSTEPEHTGPGWESARQMQQKMKETLQNVRTRLEILEKGLATSLRNDLQEVPKLYPEFPPKDIPEKSPEPHTFSSLSQHTEVNGSTSTTSPGLVSASSSLSLPSQSHPAEAPPAYTPQAAEGHYTVSYGTESGEFSSVGEDFYRNHSQPPPLETLGLDADELILIPNGVQIFFVNPAGEVSAPSYPGYLRIVRFLDNSLDTVLNRPPGFLQVCDWLYPLVPDRSPVLKCTVGAYMFPDTMLQASGCFVGVVLSSELPEDDRELFEDLLRQMSDLRLQANWNRAEGENEFQIPGRARCSSDQLKEASGTDVRQLGPSLDQDNKDVRHKGKRGKKTKDTSSEEVNLSHIVPYEPGSEDKAKELPEWSEKVAQNILSGASWVSWGLVKGAEFTGKAIQKGASKLRERIQPEEKPVEVSPAVTRGLYIAKQATGGAAKVSQFLVDGVCTVANCVGKELAPHVKKHGSKLVPESLKKDRNGKSPLDGAMVVAASSVQGFSTVWQGLECAAKCIVNNVSAETVQTVRYKYGHTAGEATHDAVDSAINVGVTAYNIDNIGIKAMVKKTAKQTGQTLLEDYKIVDNSKGGHQEGRANVNMKREKGEQTEEREKNEAKKKEK, from the exons ATGGAGCAAGAACCACAAAATGGAGAACCTTCTGAAATTAAGATCATCAAGGAAGCATACACAAAGgcctttttatttgttaataaagGACTGAATACAGATGAATTAGGTcagaaggaagaagcaaagaacTACTATAAGCAAGGAATAGGACACCTGCTCAGGGGAATCAGCATTTCATCCACAGAGCCTGAACACACTGGTCCTGGTTGGGAATCTGCTAGACAGATgcaacagaaaatgaaagaaacactACAGAATGTACGTACTAGATTGGAAATTCTGGAGAAGGGTCTTGCCACTTCTCTACGGAATGATCTCCAGGAGGTGCCCAAGTTATATCCAGAATTTCCGCCTAAAGACATACCTGAAAAGTCACCAGAGCCTCACACCTTTAGTTCACTTTCTCAGCACACTGAAGTAAATGGAAGCACTTCAACAACAAGTCCAGGGTTGGTTTCTGCATCTAGTTCTTTATCCTTACCATCTCAGAGTCATCCAGCAGAAGCACCTCCTGCTTATACTCCTCAGGCTGCTGAGGGTCATTATACTGTATCCTATGGGACAGAATCTGGGGAATTTTCATCAGTTGGAGAAGACTTTTATAGGAATCATTCTCAACCACCTCCTCTTGAGACCTTAGGGCTAGATGCAGATGAGTTGATTTTGATACCAAATggagtacagattttttttgtaaatcctGCAGGGGAGGTTAGTGCACCTTCGTATCCAGGGTATCTTCGAATTGTGAGGTTCTTGGATAATTCTCTTGATACAGTTCTAAACCGTCCTCCTGGGTTTCTTCAG GTTTGTGACTGGTTGTATCCTCTAGTTCCTGATAGATCTCCAGTTCTTAAATGTACTGTGGGAGCCTACATGTTTCCTGATACCATGTTACAAGCGTCAGGATGCTTTGTGGGGGTTGTCTTGTCTTCTGAATTACCAGAAGATGATAGAGAACTCTTCGAGGATTTATTAAGACAGATGTCTGACCTTCGGCTTCAG GCCAACTGGAACCgggcagaaggagaaaatgaattccAAATCCCTGGAAGAGCAAGATGTTCCTCTGACCAGTTGAAAGAAGCCAGTGGCACTGACGTGAGACAGTTGGGTCCTTCGTTGGACCAAGACAATAAGGACGTGCGTCATAAAGGAAAACGGgggaaaaaa aCCAAAGATACTTCAAGTGAAGAAGTTAATCTGAGTCACATTGTACCCTATGAGCCAGGTTCAGAAGACAAAGCAAAGGAATTACCCGAATGGAGTGAGAAAGTGGCTCAAAATATTTTGTCAG GTGCTTCCTGGGTGAGCTGGGGTTTGGTCAAAGGTGCTGAATTTACTGGGAAAGCAATCCAGAAAGGCGCTTCTAAACTCCGTGAACGGATTCAACCGGAAGAAAAACCAGTGGAAGTTAGTCCAGCTGTGACCAGGGGACTTTATATAGCAAAGCAGGCTACAGGAGGAGCAGCAAAAGTCAGTCAGTTCCTGG TTGATGGAGTTTGCACTGTAGCAAATTGTGTTGGAAAGGAACTAGCTCCACACGTCAAGAAGCATGGAAGCAAACTTGTTCCAGAATCtcttaaaaaagacagaaatggaaagtCTCCTCTGGATGGTGCTATGGTCGTAGCAGCAAGTAGTGTTCAAG gATTTTCAACTGTCTGGCAGGGATTGGAATGTGCAGCTAAATGTATTGTTAACAATGTTTCAGCAGAAACTGTACAAACTGTCAGATACAA ATACGGGCATACTGCAGGAGAAGCTACACATGATGCAGTAGATTCTGCCATCAATGTTGGTGTAACTGCCTATAATATTGACAACATTGGTATCAAAGCAATGgtgaagaaaacagcaaaacaaacaggACAAACCCTCCTTGAAGACTATAAAATAGTTGATAATTCTAAGGGGGGACATCAAGAAGGAAGAGCAAATGTAAAcatgaaaagggagaaaggtgAGCAGACAGAGGAACGAGAGAAGaatgaagcaaagaagaaagaaaaatga